From the genome of Phalacrocorax carbo chromosome 5, bPhaCar2.1, whole genome shotgun sequence:
CAATGGCACTCTGTAGCTACCGGGTACGAATAAAAAGATTCGGGATGGTCACCACAGCCAGGGATCTTCACTGTTTCATACACAACCTCCTTGAAGGTACATGTTTGCTGAACAGATGATACTGGTGGATATTTATATACTGGATCCTGAAaattacaagaagaaaatacttacttttaaaatttgttatggggtaaattacaattttttataGAACAGAGGACCTGATGTGAAAACTAATTAAACCAGTGGGGAAAATCCTACTGAGGTCAAAGGATTTGGATTAGACTCTTCTAATTTCACCTAAATCTTtagatttttcctttcaggagGACTGATATGGCAAATGTGTGTCATTCCATCACCAGACAATCTTGCAGGTCAATTCCTTGATTCTtcaaattatttggaaaagtaGAGGAGTCTACATAATAATGGCTGCTTTGTTGTATCACTTTGCAACCACAAACTGAACACAAGGCAGAGATCCAGGTTGTAATAATTTCAGCTGCAGTTATACAGTATAACCATAATGTGTGCAGCCAGTTAAAGATCTGAATTTTACTGGCATCTTTTCACCCTTCACTTTGTGGGTCAGATTGGCTTTGTATCTACTTTCCTGTCAAATAGCACAGAGTTATTCAGCCTGTTTTTTCACAAGGTTCATCCTACCTATGTCTTTGCTATGGACTGGAGAAATGGGTTATTCATATATCACTTGGAATATTTAATTCTGGTGCCTGAAATGAAACTTAAGATTCTCACCCTTGTGAAGCAGTATCCTGAGCACCACGTGGCATTCACTGTAATACAGAATTCACATTCTTCTCTTTCCACTGCTATAGTAATATTGGTAAGCTGACAGCTATTGCAACAAattgctttccagaaaaataacagCACGTAACAATTAACTGTCTTCATCCTGTgtataaagcaaaaaaatatatctatacTGGAAAACATGTATAGTTATTTTCAACAGGAAACATTTCTAGAAATAGGGAGAAATTGAGCCTTCACGTTATCCTCAAGTGGTTCTATAACAACAAGCTTTCAGAAACATCAGTGAGAACATAGGGTAAAGCTATTAAATAGAACTGTCTCTATGTTTATTTCTAAAGGAGTTTGATT
Proteins encoded in this window:
- the FSHB gene encoding follitropin subunit beta encodes the protein MKTVNCYVLLFFWKAICCNSCQLTNITIAVEREECEFCITVNATWCSGYCFTRDPVYKYPPVSSVQQTCTFKEVVYETVKIPGCGDHPESFYSYPVATECHCETCDTDSTDCTVRGLGPSYCSFSQNGSNQ